A stretch of the Bordetella genomosp. 8 genome encodes the following:
- the sdhC gene encoding succinate dehydrogenase, cytochrome b556 subunit, with translation MRRNDFRARNHPAYWAFLVHRLSGLALALFLPVHFWALGQAIAGEQALDGFLHLADRPLFKFAEWGLVVLLSLHLMGGLRLLVIEFAPWTHLRKDWLAVGLGVGACTGLAFLLALLR, from the coding sequence ATGCGTCGCAATGACTTCCGCGCGCGCAATCACCCTGCGTACTGGGCGTTCCTGGTGCATCGGCTTTCCGGCCTGGCGCTGGCCCTGTTCCTGCCCGTGCATTTCTGGGCATTGGGCCAGGCCATCGCCGGAGAGCAGGCCTTGGACGGCTTCCTGCACCTTGCCGATCGTCCGCTGTTCAAGTTTGCCGAATGGGGACTGGTGGTGCTGCTGTCGCTGCACCTGATGGGCGGCCTGCGCCTGCTCGTCATCGAATTCGCCCCGTGGACCCACCTGCGCAAGGACTGGCTGGCGGTGGGCCTGGGCGTGGGCGCCTGTACGGGCCTGGCGTTTCTGCTGGCGCTGTTGCGGTAA
- a CDS encoding Bug family tripartite tricarboxylate transporter substrate binding protein yields the protein MHDYLYELSLRARQAGRRRWLHTCILAFATTALAISGGAHADAPWPDKPVRIIVPFTAGGTTDVVARVLGAELGQLWHQSVVIDNRPGAGGAIGATLTAKAPPDGYTLLMASGSMFTVNPYLYRNLPYTLKDFDYITNVASGPMLVLVNNALPAHDLKALIALAKAQPKKLNFGSAGNGSQVHMAGEALADAAGIQITHVPYKGEALAYNDLLAGQVQLVVGNIAAASVFAKSGKARALAVTGPVRSPMMPDVPTAKEAGLPDYETTGWFALVTAVGTPKDVVDKIQRDTAMVLRNPAVREKLAGQGMTPVGNTPAELVKSIQDESGKWKAIVARRNLSIE from the coding sequence ATGCACGACTACCTGTACGAGTTGTCCCTGCGCGCCCGCCAAGCTGGACGCAGGCGCTGGCTGCATACCTGTATCCTGGCCTTCGCCACCACGGCGCTGGCGATCTCGGGCGGCGCTCATGCCGATGCGCCCTGGCCCGACAAGCCGGTGCGCATCATCGTTCCTTTCACCGCGGGTGGCACCACGGACGTGGTCGCCCGTGTGCTGGGCGCGGAGCTGGGCCAGCTGTGGCACCAGTCGGTGGTCATCGACAACCGGCCCGGCGCGGGCGGCGCCATCGGCGCCACGCTGACGGCCAAGGCACCGCCCGACGGCTACACCCTGCTGATGGCGTCCGGCAGCATGTTCACCGTCAATCCCTATCTGTACCGCAACCTCCCATACACCCTGAAGGATTTCGACTACATCACCAACGTGGCCAGCGGTCCCATGCTCGTGCTGGTGAACAACGCGCTGCCCGCCCATGACCTGAAGGCGCTGATCGCGCTGGCCAAGGCGCAGCCGAAGAAGCTGAACTTCGGCTCGGCGGGCAACGGCAGCCAGGTGCATATGGCCGGCGAGGCCTTGGCCGACGCCGCCGGCATCCAGATCACGCATGTGCCGTACAAGGGCGAGGCACTGGCCTACAACGACCTGCTTGCCGGCCAGGTGCAACTGGTGGTCGGCAATATCGCCGCGGCCTCCGTATTCGCCAAGAGCGGCAAGGCCCGCGCGCTGGCGGTCACGGGGCCCGTGCGCTCGCCGATGATGCCGGACGTGCCGACCGCGAAGGAAGCCGGCCTGCCGGACTACGAGACGACGGGCTGGTTCGCCCTGGTCACCGCGGTGGGGACGCCCAAGGACGTCGTCGACAAGATCCAGCGCGATACCGCCATGGTGCTGCGCAACCCGGCCGTGCGCGAGAAGCTGGCCGGGCAGGGCATGACGCCGGTGGGCAATACGCCGGCCGAGCTCGTCAAGAGCATCCAGGACGAATCCGGGAAGTGGAAGGCCATCGTCGCCCGCCGCAATCTTTCCATTGAATGA